Below is a genomic region from Rosa chinensis cultivar Old Blush chromosome 5, RchiOBHm-V2, whole genome shotgun sequence.
TGTTACTTGGGGAGTAGGGTGACTCCAGGAGTTGAGGATGATATTTGATATTAGAAGtataaatgtttttctacaagTTTTGgatagtccacttttaggggaagttcagccaaatttttggtagaatttcttctaagatgGGCCCCGcatggccacttcggatttcaggatgAAATCCCTGaaatccggggtgggtcctgtcaacttggtatcagagcattaggttgtcagaTTATGTAGACTTGTTTCTATCatgttaccttatatgcttgatgttactcagTACCCCTcaagtgatggcccgactgtaGCGGGGGCTGGGGGGTGGGTATGTTGGGAGATCCTAGAAACTCGTGCAACCTGCCATTCTTTTCCTGACCATCGCTGCTGATTCCGGCCATCTTCGGCTAAGATTCTTatatcaatctcttcttccctTCACGAACAACATATCCATATAagttctcccccccccccccccccccttctcccACTATAGACGACGATTCGAAGAGAGAAAGTCTTCGAGTTTTGACAAAAGTTTTGCGTTTTCCTACCAAACGGTGAAGAATCCGATGAAACGCCTAGGTATGAAATTGTCTATTTCCATGGGGCTTTCTATTGACTATAAATTTGCAAGTTTTCATCAAGTTTTGAGATGTGGCAGTTGTTGCCATCATGAGCTACTGCGGCTCTGCCACTTCCAATGGCTTGTTAATCCATTTTCAACTCATTGAATAGTTGAGAATTAATTGGTCATGTAGGAATGTGTTAAAGTTTGGAAATTTGGGATATGTGAAACTTGGATTGAAAATGGGTTGTTTCAGTAATAGACAATAGAGAATATGATATTAAACTCAGTTGGAattatagaagaaaaattgtagAAATTTTTATAAAGAAACTATTGATGTTCTAAGtctcaaagaaattttttttttctatttaataACATGATtattttattgaaattaaaacTATAACATCCTTAACTCTTAAGAAGTTGATTCGAGCCAGCAGCCAATTTAGAAACATTGCCTCCGCCACTTATTAGGTAACCCACCACTTATTAggtaatctcaacccttgaaaACCTAAACGAAGTGCTTCTTGTCTATTCATGATTTTGCCTTCTCCATAACCCCGCCGCTCAAGATTGACATATTAAACATTTTAAGTCAGTAGAGgactttttcttcaaaaaaaaaaaaaaacgtcagTAAAGAACTTTACTGTTTAGAGCAAACTATAGGCTACACCTTACCTTGTTGATGTTTTTAAAATTTCATCAGCAAATTCAGCCCCTGAGCCTGAAGTCTCAGCATTGTCCATTGTTCTCATATAAATTTTTGTATGCTGGAGATAATCAATGCCAAGGCGGTGACCATGCGATGAAATATACTTCAGAAATATGTTTCAACTAGCAACTTATAGAGTagtattttggttttgtttaaaTAAAATGACTCAGTTTATtgcttgtcaaaaaaaaaaattgtttcaaTAATACCTCGTTTTATGTAACATCTCAAACGCTTCATCCCTTTTGTAGGTTAGATGTTAGCATGCATACTAAGCTCTGCTATGTTTTTGCACTAAATATTTGAACCTCCTGGCgcaccacaattgcgtgcattAGCAAAAGGAGGCTCAAATCTAAGTATTTTTTGTAAGCCTAGTTTCTAGTTTAGTTTTGGCAAGCTCTGGATTACTTGTGCAAGATTTGTAACAGTGAATGGTACTGGGTGTCCTTATGGATCCTTTGTATGTGCCGTTCTGGCCGTTCTATCAATGGAATTTATCTGaactcaaaaaaaataaaaaataaaaaagtaattaGGCAGTTAGTTTCCTCAgtaaaattgaaggaaaaaataagaataaaatatatatgGTAGTAAATTCTCAAACCTTTATTGTATCGTCATGAGTTCACGAAATGCAGAGGAACCATACTTCCACCCCCCTCAGCCTCACCCCCGCCCTCAGTCCCCTTAGCCTCACCCCCGCCCTCAGTCCCCTTAGCCTCACCCCCCCTCACCCTTGGAACCCACCTCACCCTCACCCCCCTCCTCCTTCAATGTCCTCAACTCAACCCCCTCCGCCTTGGATCCCCCACCCCTACCCACCTCCtccttcaatttcttcaacTCAGCCTCCTCAGACTTGGAACCCTCACCCTTTTCCACCTTGCCCTGCAATTTTCTTAAGATTTCTCTAAGGGCGTTGAATCCCTGCGAGGTATCCTGAAACTCCCTAAATTGTTCCAAAATAGTGAGTGATTTTGCAGCGGCTTGAACAAATTTCATGGACGCGACCACGGCCTCCATGAAAGCAAAATCTTCTGTGAAAGGTAATGATAGCTCGGAAGCAAAATCACTCACTATTTGGGAACAGTTTAAGGAGAAGGAACTTGGTTTTAACATGGTGTTGGCCAGCTATGGCTATATAAAGTTTCAGGGCGTTCTTGAATTTAGCAGCGGCTTGAACAAATGTCACATCCCAAATGCTTCATCCTTTTTGAAGGCGTTCCTAGTGTACTCTAGAGTCCCACTGTTTCTCTTTGTGTATTAGTGTTGAAAATCAAAAGTTTTGCCTAATTTGTCTTCAACTAATTTAAATCTTTTCTATCAGGACTAATGCAGAGGTGACATGAGTGGATCTTGAAACCTACAATTTCGGGGCAAAGATGTTAGATTTCTATTAAACATTTTGAGTCAGTAAAAGAATTATTCTCCATCTAAGCAGCTCTTTGACCTTTTCATCCGAACAAGTACGATAATCGCAATTATTGAGTAGAAAAAAAGATCTTCAATCCACGTCGTCTATGTCATAGTGTGTCACATATGATTGTAGAAAACTACAGCTTTGGTGCTGAACAATATTTTCATGGATATGAACACACTACTAGAATATAAGGCTCATATATATCAGTTCCTAACctatgtaaaataaaaaaattccgatgtcttagtgggtgatgttaaagatcatGACAACCCAAACATCGGTTGTTAGCTGATGTTAAAAATGCCTCTGCACATCGCTTCCTTTCAAGGAACAGATGTAGAAATTGGGACTCAACATTAGTTTTTTATTCAAATTTGGATTTGTAGAATATCATGACATCGCTTTATAATCTCCTATTTGACATCGCTTCCTTTTAAGGAACTGatgtactttttcttttttaacattAGTTTattatttgacttttttttgttttgtttttattgctTTTGCTTCCGCTAAACTTTAGAATCTTAATTCTTGGTGATAACCATTAAAACAAGAATTCATTAAGATAAGGGTTAATTCCTGTTTACCTACCTGAACTTTCATTCGttcttcatgttagtccttgaacttctaatttcattaaCAATACCCCTTAACTCCCAAttttcatcagccgtgtccaatttcttgagctccgtccaatttggacattaAATCCGGCGTTCAGGGCCCActgctaaaatggtcatttcatgaCCAAAAAATACTCACTCTAGGGGCTAATTCGACGTCGTATGGCCTCTGCTCCATCATCCCCATCCTCCTCTTCAAAGTCCAACTCCAttcaactttcttttctttttccttcagaTTCTAAGTACCCAGACACCACTActaccaccatttccaccaccacctccacaaCCATGATTTGGACCCGCAACCACCCCGATCATCCAATCCGAGCCGTCCATTCCCCTCCCCGAAAAACGACGTCATCACTTGCCACATCATCACTTGACGGAAGATTTGATGAGAGGCATCATAGGAATTTAGCAATTCTATCTCTTGCCACATCATCACTTGACGGAAGATTTGGATGGAGTTTCGAGAATTGGACACAGTTGATTAAAATTGAGGGTGCAGGGGTAATCttgttgaaattaaaaaaatagggaGTAACATGAAGATTGCCCTAAAGTTGGACTAGTAGGTAAATTGGAATTAATCCtaaagataaaagagaatattattctcattaatattAATACTCAAGGTACATaaacaattgaaaaacaaaTAGCATAACAACATCCTTGTAAGAATATATACAACCAATATCTGTTTGTGATCAGGCTCATGCTGAAGCAAACTCTTCCTATACATGTCCAATACATGCACACACTTGACCATAATGGTCTTGTTTATAGCCGTGGGTCTTTTTTTTATGCGGACTAAGCAAGTGATCCAGACAATCGTTATTCAACTAGTGGTTATAAATTTTTCTTAGTCGTCCCAATTTAATTTCAAGCGGTTTGAAGAAGCTAAAGGTTATCTCTCACTCTAGCACTGAAGCCAAGTACAAACAACTTGCTTATATGGCTGTTGGATTATCATGGTTGCGGTTTTTGTTTCGTGATCTTAAAGTTTTCATTACCATACCACGTATTTGGTGTGATAAGTGATAACCTAAGCTCTATTTGCTATTGCCTCTAATACTATTTTTCATGGTCAAATGAAACATGTTGAAATTGATTATCATCATGTGAGAGACACGGTTGTACGTCATGAGTTAGACATTTGCTATGTATGCACATATGATCAGCTAGCTTATACATTTACAAAAGACCTGCCAGTGCCTCGTTCTGCTACCTTGATGTCCAAGCTGACAGTTCGATGACGCCTTCTCTGCCTAGGGGGTATGATAAGCATATCCCAACAATAAAGGCTAATCTTTCCAAGATTCCTCATTAGTGTCAACGTTATCCTCCAAGTCTAGTGTCATTCTCAAAGTCTCCTACATAGCATGTATAATTATCTTGTGATATGAGTTTATCGCTTTTAGTTACTAGCTCTTGTTGATTATAAATTATCTAGCCTAGTAGATAAGAGTCATTtctcttgtatatatttatcttctcTTGTCCATACTCTCCTATATAAGAGTCATGTAACTTCATTACTCAAGATAGTGAGATACGTTCCGGCTCCATCGTTCTTCATATTGCTACTAAATGAATTTATGCTAATGTTATTGCTACTGCAAGCAATGCTATTGCACAAAGATCTTAAATGTGTTACTACACAATATCTTATATTCGACGACACACTATGAGTATCAAACTCAAAACTTAAAAGAagataaaataataaataaacacaTGTAAAACAACTCAATTGTGCTTGTCAGTATCAATGGAAATGTTGTAGATTTTGTTGTGTGTTAGAGTGTCGTGAAGGACTTTCCTACACTTtcctaaaaattaaacaaaaaatggaaatttttttttttggctacgAAGAAGAATTGAATTTTGCTTAGTTAGGTTTATTTTCTTACCCGTTTTTTATATTGTTAATTAATAGAGAGGAACCCACAGCATTGCGTCCTGGGGAAACTtaccgaaacccctgttttctTCTTCAGCCTTCTATTTTCCTCGCGAAAGGCACACAACTCTACCGGAGAATTCACCACATTagggttttctctctctctcttccctggTAAGATCTCCGACCCCAAATCTTCtctgtttctttcatttttttttttttttctgttagatGATGCTTTCTTTGGAATTCTAGACACACTTATACTTCCCAACTCACTCGaaaatttaacaaacaaaacccTAACTTCCAAGAATGGACGACGGCGACGGAGCCGATCATTTCCACCGTAACGAGGCCATCTCGGCCGTCGCCGACGACGGCTTTTTAGCCGAGGAGGACGACGACTACGAGGACCTCTACAACGATGTGAATGTCGGCGAGGGGTTTTATCAGTCTATGAGAAAGAGCGAGGAATCAGGGTTTAAAAATGAGgccgtggaggagaagaagGTTGAGTTGCCGGAGGTTTTGGCTCCGCAACATCAAGGCGCTCCGATACCGAGTTCCGGAGGCGGTGAGGGTAGGGGTTCTGGGTTTGGTAATCAGAATCTAGGGTTTAGAGGGAACGAGATGGGTGCGAAAGGGAGTGGTGGGTTGGGAGGGCCTATTGGCAGTGGAGGTGGGATGAGGATTGAATTAGGGCAAGCGTCGAGTAAATTGAATGAGTTTGAGCACCAAAGTGGGAATAATGTTGGTCTTGGGGTTCAAGGGATTGGTgctcagcagcagcagcagcagcatcaGCATCAGCATCAATTACAACCGCAACATCAACTGCAACCACAATCGCAACTGCAACCTCCACAGCAACATCAACAGTTACACGGTGGTGCTGTTGCCGTTGGGAATGTGGGGAATGAGGGTTTCTTGAGGCAACAACCTGGTGGTGTCGGAGTGGGGAATGTGAACGGTGTTGGTGGGAACAGTGGTCCAGGAGGAGGATTCAGTGGAGGTGGTGCAGGTGGGGCAACACTGTATGTGGGGGATTTGCACTGGTGGACAACGGATGCAGAGCTGGAGGCGGAGTTGTGCAAGTATGGAGCTGTGAAGGAAGTGAAGTTTTTCGATGAGAAAGCCAGTGGGAAGTCTAAAGGATATTGCCAGGTAGACTTCTATGATTCTGCTGCTGCCATGGCCTGCAAGGATGGGATGCATGGGCATTTGTTTAATGGGCGGCCATGTGTTGTTGCTTTTGCATCACCCTATAGTGTTAAGAGAATGGGGGAGGCTCAAGTGAATAGGAACCAGCAGGTAACCCAAACTGCACAAGCTCAACCAAGGAGGGGGCCTAATGATGCTGCTGGGAATAAAGTTGGTGGGAGTGCCATAACAACAGGTGGGAATTATCAAGGTGGGGATAATAACAGCAGAGGTTATGGGAGAGCTAACTGGGGCCGAGGTAATTCTCAGGGTATGGGAGGTAGAGGTCCAGGTGGTCCGATGAGGAATAGGGGTGGAATGAGTGGCAGAGGTATAATGGGGAATGGTGGAAACGGGTTTGGGCAAGGTATGGGGGCAACCCCTCCTTTGATGCACCCTCAGTCAATGATGGGTCAGGGCTTTGATCCAGCTTTTGGGGCTCCAATGGGAAGAATGGGGAGTTATGGAGGCTTTCCAGGAGCTCCACAGCCTCCTTTCTCTGGGATGATGTCTTCATTCCCACCGGTTGGGGGTGTTGGGCTGCCTGGAGTAGCTCCTCATGTGAATCCTGCATTTTTTGGACGAGGGATGCCCATGGGAATGATGCCGACATCAGGTATTGACGGGCCTAATATGGGAATGTGGCCGGATCCTAATATGGGGGGTGGATGGCCTGGTGAGGATCATGGTGGTGGCAGAGCTGGGGAGTCTAGTTATGGTGAGGAAGCTGGTTCTGACCATCAATATGGTGAGGGTAGTCATGATAGAGGTGGGTGGCAGAATGCTATGAAGGAGAAAGATAGAGGTTCAGAGAGGGACTGGTCTGGATCTTCTGATAGGAGGTATCGGGAAGATAGGGATCAAGGGTTTGACAGAGACATGCCAAGAGAGAAAGAAGTGGGTCATGACCGTGAATGGTCTGAAAGAAGGCATCGGAATGATGTCGATGTTAATCGAGAGCGGGACAGAGAGCGTGATAGGGGCCGAGAACGTTCTCGAGATCGCGATCGTGACAGGTACAGGGAAGATAAAGAAAGATATGCTGATCATCATAAATACAGAGATCGTGAAACGGTGCACCAGGATGAAATAGAAAGGGGGAGGTCTACAAGGACCCATAGTAAGGCACGCTTATCTGAAGATGATGACCGTCGTTCAAGATCTAGGGACCGCCGTTCAAGATCTAGGGATGTTGATTATGGGAAGAGGCGGCGGCTTACTTCTGAGTAGCTTCTTTGTTTTGGTTAGTTCCTTGAGAAACAAAGAAATGTGAAAAAAACTCTCGGCTTTGCCACGCTTATTGGACTTTTCTTTGGATCCTTGTTTCTTCAATGGCTGCGCTGCTTTCACTTTCTCACTTCTACATAACAGGAGTGCAATTTAATACTGTGTGGTCAAAGGTAAGCCTAATTTTGAATGAATTTTCTGGTCTTCTTATAAGCTTGAAGAGTATTCTTGTGTTTGCTTCTGATGTGCTATACTGGTTTTGTTATGCTTTGATCATTACCAGGCTTGTGTCTTTCCTGTATAGTTATACCACTGCTAAGTTTATTTGTTTTCAGAAGTGAAAAATCTAAGTTGTTTGACTTTACCTTCcgtttggcgatatgtgttgtGTTATCAAATTGTAGTGTCTTACTAGCATTGTTAACAAATTAAATGTCATActcaaatttgatatttaatgCTTTTCTATGCTATGTTTATCATTTGGGCTTAAGTATGATGCATAACTAGTTAACTACATTTCTATGATCAAAATCTGAAGGATAAAACTTTCCACCAACTTTTCAAGCATTCTTGGGGCTTGTTCGGAACTATTTCTTTGGAAAAAACTTTTGCCCTGTATCACTTCAGCAGTGGCACATCCTATTAAAAGTGCTTATACTTGAGCAGTTTGTTGTTTGGCTGTCAATATCTACGTGCTTTTATATGGTGATGGTATGGGGGGTTTAAAAGTGTTTGCTTGCTCAAGAAAGtgcctttttatttttattttataagttTTCTGTCACCTTGTCAAAAGTAGGGCAAGCATGGCAATTCGAAGTATTCAGTAGAAGTCTTTGAATTAGAACCTTATTTCATATACAATGGTAAAGAAATGAGAGATCTGCTACTCCTAAAAGAATGGGAGTATGATGCAGTAAATTCACTGCCTAGACACCAggatcaacaaactctaaggttTAGGGCCTTAACACACAGGTTTTGTAGGGTAGAAAGTAAAAACTAAGAACTAGGATTCCCTCCCAGGTTTCTCACTCACACACAAGGCTTCACTCCAATCTCAGGAAAACTCAGAAACACtctgaaatttttattcatCAAGACATATCTGGTCACTTGGCACTTACACTTATTTATATTTGAGCAGATAGCTCATATTAACTATCATTAAAGACTCATTCATAGCTAGGGCTGTTGCACTTCAcaaaactgaagcataaaagacctaataaaggaatttaaactcccaaactgaaactgaaataatAAAGAAACTTTGGAACTcccaaactgaaactgaaaataCACCAGCCTAGAGACTTCTATTAATCAAACCATATGGAAAGGGAATGGCTAGCTGCTctctttttccatttctttcgcTCATAAACCTTAAAAGGTTTGACTATGATGTCCTCATCAGAGTAAAACCCAACATAGAGAACAAAACGGTTGGAGGTGCTTCTTAAAAAATCAAGCGGTTCCAAATCTTACTTGGGCACTTTGGATTTTTTGCCAAACTATAGTTTTTACCCATTTAGAATCCTAAAAGCTCATCCAAACGAACCCCTTTTAACATATACATATTTAAACTGTATGTTTTCTTATATGATGTCGATGCTTGCTGCGTCTCAGTACTGTTTCCCGTGTTGACTTGACCATATGCAGCTGATCAATTAATGTGGTAATCCACGGTGGTCCACAGTTCTATTTTGTTAGATTGTTAATTAGGAGCACATGTCCAGACACTGTTCCACTTGTTCAATAGTATAACATGGCTTTTCATGTTATTTGGTTTCTATACAAGGAATCCTACATTAATCTCGTAATTACAAACTTGGACGGTATACTGGGATTTATATGCAAAATCAGTCTGCATGAATTTATCTTTTGAAGAgagatggtaatcactgataaaattttagttttattaaatttgtttttatttttttatttttatgtattttttttttcaacttcaCAGAAGTAGGGTACGCATGCATCTGAGATCAGAGGAAGACCACTGTGGTCATTGCTTAACTTCATCACAGTTAAGGTCTATAGATTTGTAACTTTTAGTTGAATTGAATGCGGTTGCCTCTCCTTTCAATGATCATTTAGGCTGCTAAGatgatttttattattattctatACCGTTTTACCCAATTGGTCTGGGATTCGAACCGTCTCATGGTATTTATTTGCTATCTGCTAGAGTTTCCTACCTCCAAAAGATTTCTGGTGCGGGTACAAAGTGGGTTTCGGACTTCCTAGGTATTAGAAAACTTGCAATATTCGCTTGAGGTTGATCTAGATACTTCTTACCAGTAGGAGAGTTAGAAAACTGTCCTTATTCTGTGTGCAGCTTCTTACTGCAAATGATTTGTTTACTTTGATATTATAAGCAGCTTGATTTGGATCCTGTCTTTGCATAGCTACACCTAGCTGCCTTCTTGTTCCCTTTGTTCAGTTTTTTGTCAGTAAATACGCTTGCTTATTATTTGTAATGATTCTACTTCACATATAGTGTAAGATGCTTCGTGTAATATGGTTTTACATTGTACTAAGGTTCTGCATTACATGTAATATTTTTGATCACGTAACTACTGTTTACCCCTTATTTTGCTTATTCGGATGCTTGCCCCGACCACGCCCCCAATTGTATTGTTGATATTTCTTGCATTTGTGATCCATCCTCGGCCGTTTCAGACTTTCAGGATATGTTATTAATGATTATCCtatattgcattttttttttgtttcgtctttttatgtttctttttatGTCTTTCTTGCAGAGCTTAGTTGTGAAGTAGAAAGTAGAGTTGCCTTGAAGATGAAGAGGACCTAACCTTTAACATTCAAGAGCGCATAGTGTTTCCCTTTCTCTCCTTGGATTTAGAAGATGAACTCCTGCTTTTAGTTTTAGCTTttacttttcctttttaatgTTTAACTTACTCGAGCACTTAATGAAATAGATGTTGTGTTATGGCCTGAAATTTGCTGGAAGAGTCTGAAATGTAGT
It encodes:
- the LOC112202473 gene encoding hornerin, which encodes MDDGDGADHFHRNEAISAVADDGFLAEEDDDYEDLYNDVNVGEGFYQSMRKSEESGFKNEAVEEKKVELPEVLAPQHQGAPIPSSGGGEGRGSGFGNQNLGFRGNEMGAKGSGGLGGPIGSGGGMRIELGQASSKLNEFEHQSGNNVGLGVQGIGAQQQQQQHQHQHQLQPQHQLQPQSQLQPPQQHQQLHGGAVAVGNVGNEGFLRQQPGGVGVGNVNGVGGNSGPGGGFSGGGAGGATLYVGDLHWWTTDAELEAELCKYGAVKEVKFFDEKASGKSKGYCQVDFYDSAAAMACKDGMHGHLFNGRPCVVAFASPYSVKRMGEAQVNRNQQVTQTAQAQPRRGPNDAAGNKVGGSAITTGGNYQGGDNNSRGYGRANWGRGNSQGMGGRGPGGPMRNRGGMSGRGIMGNGGNGFGQGMGATPPLMHPQSMMGQGFDPAFGAPMGRMGSYGGFPGAPQPPFSGMMSSFPPVGGVGLPGVAPHVNPAFFGRGMPMGMMPTSGIDGPNMGMWPDPNMGGGWPGEDHGGGRAGESSYGEEAGSDHQYGEGSHDRGGWQNAMKEKDRGSERDWSGSSDRRYREDRDQGFDRDMPREKEVGHDREWSERRHRNDVDVNRERDRERDRGRERSRDRDRDRYREDKERYADHHKYRDRETVHQDEIERGRSTRTHSKARLSEDDDRRSRSRDRRSRSRDVDYGKRRRLTSE